In a genomic window of Streptomyces sp. SJL17-4:
- a CDS encoding TfoX/Sxy family protein: MTYDEGLAQRIREGLDERPDLTEKRMFGGLAFLLGGNMTVGVVGDELIARVGPDQAEEALDRPEARPMDFTGKPMRGWVTVGGPALAEDRVLDHWITTAVDFASTLPPK, from the coding sequence ATGACGTACGACGAAGGGCTGGCTCAGCGGATCAGGGAGGGGCTCGATGAGCGGCCGGACCTCACCGAGAAGCGGATGTTCGGCGGGCTGGCCTTCCTGCTGGGCGGGAACATGACCGTGGGCGTGGTCGGCGACGAGCTGATCGCCCGGGTGGGCCCCGATCAGGCTGAGGAGGCCCTGGACCGCCCGGAGGCCCGCCCGATGGACTTCACCGGCAAGCCGATGCGCGGCTGGGTGACCGTCGGCGGCCCCGCGCTCGCGGAGGACCGGGTCCTCGACCACTGGATCACGACGGCCGTGGATTTCGCGAGCACACTTCCGCCCAAGTGA
- a CDS encoding IS701 family transposase — translation MSEAEVRVVEGELEALCASVDDVFARPASRENLRAMVRGLLSEVPRKNLWQLAEAAGHPNPDRLQGLLAKAAWDADELRDRVRAHAVAALAADDAVLIADETGDIKKGTKTAGVQRQYTGTAGRVENAQVSVHLSYRSGKARTLIDSEFYLGKHWAGTTAEHERRCAEQGIPPDRASAVATKPELARRILERAPAASVPFTYFLADEAYGQCRALRAWLEEHQVRYVFAIPKDEVLPLPDGRTRPARELWALVPGDAFERRSCADGAKGPREYDWAAVQLASLSTGLERHLLIRRSTVPNKKDKKTGELVRETAYFLCHTHPDTPLAEMVVAAGQRWMVEESFQVAKGQVGLDEHEVRKWCSWYRHTTVCMLAMVFLVIVRSRLIPAPPTTPDPRP, via the coding sequence TTGAGCGAGGCCGAAGTCCGAGTGGTGGAGGGGGAGTTGGAGGCGCTGTGCGCCTCGGTGGACGATGTGTTCGCGCGCCCGGCCTCCCGGGAGAACCTGCGGGCGATGGTGCGCGGGCTGCTCAGCGAGGTGCCGCGCAAGAACCTGTGGCAGCTCGCTGAGGCTGCCGGCCACCCCAACCCGGACCGGTTGCAGGGTCTCCTGGCCAAGGCCGCATGGGATGCGGACGAACTGCGCGACCGAGTCCGCGCCCACGCGGTCGCCGCCCTGGCCGCCGACGACGCGGTACTGATCGCGGACGAGACCGGCGATATCAAGAAGGGCACCAAGACCGCCGGTGTCCAGCGTCAGTACACCGGCACCGCGGGCAGGGTCGAGAACGCCCAGGTCAGCGTGCACCTGTCCTACAGATCCGGTAAGGCCCGCACCCTGATCGACAGCGAGTTCTACCTCGGCAAGCACTGGGCCGGCACCACCGCGGAGCACGAACGCCGCTGCGCCGAGCAGGGCATCCCGCCCGACCGCGCGAGCGCGGTGGCCACCAAACCGGAGCTGGCCCGGCGGATACTGGAGCGCGCGCCGGCGGCCTCGGTGCCGTTCACCTATTTCCTGGCCGATGAGGCCTACGGGCAGTGCCGTGCGCTGCGCGCCTGGCTGGAGGAACACCAGGTCCGCTACGTCTTCGCCATCCCGAAGGACGAGGTGCTGCCGCTGCCCGACGGGCGCACCCGGCCGGCCCGCGAGCTGTGGGCACTGGTACCCGGGGATGCCTTCGAGCGCCGGTCCTGTGCTGACGGCGCCAAGGGTCCGCGCGAGTACGACTGGGCCGCCGTCCAACTCGCCTCCCTTTCCACCGGGCTGGAGCGTCACCTGCTGATCCGCCGCTCGACCGTGCCCAACAAGAAGGACAAGAAGACCGGCGAACTCGTCCGGGAGACCGCCTACTTCCTGTGCCACACCCACCCGGACACTCCCCTGGCCGAGATGGTCGTCGCCGCGGGACAGCGCTGGATGGTGGAGGAGTCGTTCCAGGTCGCCAAGGGACAGGTGGGGCTGGACGAGCACGAGGTACGCAAGTGGTGCTCGTGGTACCGGCACACCACCGTGTGCATGCTCGCCATGGTCTTCCTGGTCATCGTCCGGAGCCGGCTCATACCGGCCCCGCCGACGACACCCGACCCCCGACCGTGA
- a CDS encoding PP2C family protein-serine/threonine phosphatase yields MAVTAIADIAAGPTVGLLPLVALGPAFAGLTGGPRRTALIGGLALALCLALGWYDGLFPGRRGTTALVSVAGVTAAGLVAAVMRCRREAELASVRSIAEVAQRVLLRPVPRTAGELSAAVSYTAAVAEARIGGDLYEVVTSPGGVRVIVGDVQGKGLDAVETAADVLGAFREAAHDEPDLMGVSARLERAMNRALCGERFVTAVIAEIREDRTVALLNYGHPSPLLVHADGTARFLAPRTRAMPLGLGVHGAQSPETLSTAFHPGDQLLLYTDGVTEARDGRGEFYPLDSRLHLLNADSPELALDALHSDIVVHAGGPLGDDAAMLLLRYRA; encoded by the coding sequence ATGGCGGTCACCGCGATAGCCGACATCGCCGCCGGGCCGACCGTCGGGCTGCTGCCACTGGTGGCGTTGGGGCCCGCGTTCGCCGGGCTCACCGGCGGACCGCGCCGCACCGCCCTGATCGGGGGGCTGGCTCTGGCCCTGTGCCTTGCGCTCGGCTGGTACGACGGCTTGTTTCCCGGGCGGCGCGGGACGACGGCGTTGGTGTCAGTGGCCGGGGTCACCGCCGCCGGCCTGGTCGCCGCCGTGATGCGATGTCGCCGCGAGGCAGAGCTGGCCAGTGTCCGCTCGATCGCCGAGGTGGCGCAGCGGGTTCTGCTCCGCCCTGTGCCCCGCACCGCCGGCGAGTTGAGTGCCGCCGTCTCGTACACGGCCGCCGTGGCCGAGGCCCGCATCGGTGGGGATCTGTACGAGGTGGTCACCTCGCCCGGTGGCGTACGCGTGATCGTCGGCGATGTCCAGGGCAAGGGGCTCGACGCCGTGGAGACGGCGGCCGATGTGCTCGGCGCCTTCCGGGAAGCCGCTCACGACGAGCCCGACCTCATGGGCGTCAGCGCCCGGCTGGAGCGGGCGATGAACCGAGCCCTGTGCGGGGAGCGGTTCGTCACGGCGGTGATCGCCGAGATCCGGGAGGACCGGACCGTGGCGCTGCTCAACTACGGTCACCCGTCCCCGCTGCTCGTCCACGCCGACGGCACGGCTCGCTTCCTCGCACCGAGGACACGAGCGATGCCGCTCGGGCTCGGCGTACATGGGGCACAGTCCCCCGAGACGCTGAGTACGGCGTTCCACCCGGGCGACCAGCTTCTGCTGTACACGGACGGCGTCACCGAAGCCCGCGACGGCCGGGGAGAGTTCTATCCCCTCGACTCCCGGCTCCACCTGTTGAACGCCGACAGTCCCGAACTCGCCTTGGACGCCCTGCACAGCGACATCGTCGTGCACGCCGGCGGGCCGCTCGGGGACGATGCCGCCATGCTGCTCTTGCGCTACCGCGCATGA
- a CDS encoding transposase family protein: protein MAGVITASEPSWIAPFAGLNPHNFGKLVTVLRREGADADREGRPWSLPLEDRALLVAAYWRTNLTMRQLAPLFGVSKSAADRIIDHLGPMLALQPRKRFAKDTVLIVDGTLVPTRDHAIAERSKNYLKTWKILRDCRLKGDGVHHAMLGIARMHNLALAG, encoded by the coding sequence GTGGCTGGTGTGATCACGGCGTCGGAGCCGTCTTGGATAGCCCCGTTCGCCGGGCTGAACCCGCACAACTTCGGCAAGCTCGTGACCGTCCTGCGGCGCGAGGGTGCGGATGCGGACCGCGAGGGCCGGCCGTGGAGCCTTCCGCTGGAGGACCGGGCACTGCTGGTGGCGGCCTACTGGCGCACGAACCTGACGATGCGGCAGCTCGCTCCGCTGTTCGGGGTGTCCAAGTCGGCGGCGGACCGCATCATCGACCACCTCGGGCCAATGCTCGCGCTTCAACCGCGCAAGCGGTTCGCCAAGGACACCGTGCTCATTGTGGACGGCACCCTGGTCCCCACCCGCGACCACGCCATCGCCGAGAGGTCGAAGAACTACCTGAAGACCTGGAAGATCCTCCGAGACTGCCGCCTCAAAGGCGACGGTGTGCACCACGCCATGCTCGGCATCGCCCGGATGCACAACCTCGCCCTCGCCGGATAG
- a CDS encoding molybdopterin-dependent oxidoreductase — translation MRFIPPHGPPITFKARLHDARTATAIGRWLGLAILVCFATGVLSHYLQRPPIWLADRLPSRPYWGYRLTQGLHVTSGIAAIPLLAAKLWAVYPRLFASPPVRSVRHALERLSVAVLVAAGIFELFTGLLNTFQWYPWPFSFVPVHYAVGWLLLGALLLHLAVQWPQIRDHFTSRSPGTLALPPADGPDRRQLLAAVAAGVGAVTLTTIGQSVTALGPLALFGPRSPDHGPQGLPVNRTAAAARVTAASLTDWRLTVAGPRPYSLTLEELRAMAQYEVSLPLACVEGWSKSARWTGVRVRDLLHRAGAGPEARCRVVSLEAAGAYRVMEMGRTYVQDPLTLLASGLNGEVLSLDHGYPARIIAPNRPGVLQTKWVGRLEVL, via the coding sequence ATGCGCTTCATTCCGCCTCATGGACCGCCGATCACGTTCAAGGCGCGTCTGCATGATGCCCGTACCGCGACCGCGATCGGCCGCTGGCTCGGTCTCGCCATCTTGGTCTGTTTCGCGACCGGCGTGCTCAGCCACTACCTCCAGCGCCCGCCCATCTGGCTCGCCGACCGGCTGCCGAGCCGCCCGTACTGGGGCTACCGGCTCACCCAGGGTCTGCATGTGACCTCCGGCATCGCCGCGATCCCGCTGCTGGCCGCCAAGTTGTGGGCGGTCTACCCCAGGCTCTTCGCGTCGCCTCCGGTCCGGTCGGTCCGGCACGCGCTGGAACGCCTCTCGGTGGCCGTGCTCGTCGCCGCGGGGATCTTCGAGCTGTTCACCGGTCTGCTGAACACCTTCCAGTGGTACCCATGGCCGTTCTCCTTCGTGCCCGTGCACTACGCCGTCGGCTGGCTGCTGCTAGGAGCGCTGCTGCTCCACCTCGCCGTTCAATGGCCGCAGATCCGGGACCACTTCACCAGCCGATCACCCGGAACCCTGGCCCTTCCCCCCGCCGACGGACCGGACCGTCGCCAGCTGCTGGCGGCCGTCGCGGCCGGGGTCGGCGCCGTCACGCTGACGACCATCGGCCAGTCCGTCACCGCACTCGGTCCGCTGGCGCTGTTCGGCCCGCGCAGTCCTGACCACGGGCCGCAGGGCCTGCCGGTCAACCGCACGGCCGCCGCGGCACGCGTCACCGCGGCGTCGCTGACCGACTGGCGGTTGACCGTCGCCGGGCCGCGCCCGTACAGCCTCACCCTGGAGGAACTGCGCGCGATGGCGCAGTACGAAGTGAGCCTGCCCCTCGCATGCGTCGAGGGTTGGAGCAAGTCCGCCCGCTGGACGGGGGTACGGGTGCGTGACCTGCTGCACAGGGCGGGGGCCGGCCCGGAGGCACGGTGCCGGGTGGTGTCACTGGAAGCGGCGGGCGCGTACCGGGTGATGGAGATGGGCCGCACGTATGTCCAGGACCCGCTCACCCTCCTGGCGTCGGGCCTGAACGGCGAAGTCCTGTCGCTGGACCACGGCTACCCGGCGCGGATCATCGCCCCGAACCGGCCCGGAGTGCTCCAGACCAAGTGGGTCGGCCGGCTGGAGGTGCTGTGA
- a CDS encoding SRPBCC domain-containing protein, whose translation MTTPPPATDTVTLERHIAARPETVFGFFTDREKWLSWMGADGTFSFEPDGAYRARVTGENIASGRFLAVEPPKRLVFTWGWETGPMPVPAGSSTVEITLEPTTEGTLLRLVHSGLPSPEACAAHAEGWRHYVGRLVIRAEGGDPGPDAWMETSSG comes from the coding sequence ATGACGACACCCCCGCCCGCCACGGACACCGTCACCCTGGAACGGCACATCGCCGCCCGCCCCGAGACCGTCTTCGGCTTCTTCACCGACCGCGAGAAGTGGCTGTCCTGGATGGGCGCCGACGGCACCTTCTCCTTCGAGCCCGACGGCGCGTACCGCGCCCGCGTCACCGGCGAGAACATCGCCTCCGGCCGCTTCCTCGCCGTCGAACCGCCCAAGCGGCTCGTCTTCACCTGGGGCTGGGAGACAGGCCCCATGCCCGTTCCGGCCGGATCAAGCACCGTGGAGATCACCCTGGAGCCCACGACCGAGGGCACCTTGCTGCGTCTGGTCCACAGCGGACTTCCCTCGCCGGAGGCATGCGCCGCGCACGCCGAGGGCTGGCGCCACTACGTCGGCCGGCTCGTGATCCGGGCCGAGGGGGGCGACCCCGGCCCCGATGCCTGGATGGAGACGTCCTCGGGCTGA
- a CDS encoding SRPBCC family protein: MKVDVLTETVFAVPCDRVAAYAADPSHAPEWYANIDSVAWQTPPPLAIGSRIAFTARFLGRRLAYTYEIAAYEPGRRLVMRTSEGPFPMETTYTWEPHGEAGDRTLMTLRNRGEPSGFAALAAPVMAAAMRRAQSKDLAGLKALLERPV, translated from the coding sequence ATGAAGGTCGACGTCCTGACCGAGACGGTGTTCGCCGTCCCGTGCGACCGGGTGGCCGCCTATGCGGCCGACCCCTCGCACGCCCCGGAGTGGTACGCCAACATCGACTCCGTCGCCTGGCAGACCCCGCCGCCCCTCGCGATCGGCTCCCGCATCGCGTTCACCGCCCGCTTCCTCGGTCGGCGCCTCGCCTACACCTACGAGATCGCCGCCTACGAGCCGGGCCGGAGGCTGGTGATGCGGACCAGCGAGGGCCCCTTCCCCATGGAGACCACCTACACGTGGGAACCGCACGGGGAAGCCGGCGACCGCACCCTCATGACGCTGCGGAACCGGGGGGAGCCCAGCGGATTCGCCGCACTCGCCGCCCCCGTGATGGCGGCCGCGATGCGGCGCGCCCAGAGCAAGGACCTGGCAGGCCTCAAGGCGCTCCTGGAGCGCCCGGTATGA
- a CDS encoding glycosyltransferase 87 family protein gives MNPRTALTATALATLTTVLVLTIRYDGYFADPGGLFWRYAACWVLFAGALLALCRVPSSHVVPLLVAGAIAVTVTGLVAPPRTSTDSYRYAWDGRVQSAGVSPYDHAPQDPELVRLRDPWLFPTGAACTGPDRARIPHPGPVPHCTRLNRPAVHTIYPPVAEAYFLTVDQLSPEEARHKPLQIGSGLTSLGVTGAVLLILRRRGTDPRPAAYWAWCPVVPIEAVNNAHVDVLGALLAVTGLGLLALLPQRRSAGGLVLGAAVATKLMPAVVLSGALSGVRRVRDAAAVLLPAVAFTALAYTPYVLLSDGSVFGYLGGYVEEEGYDDPAAGPRYALLRLVLPDSWALPVVLAVMAAVSLYVMRRGDPHRPWSGALLVTGWAFALLTPGYSWYALLLVALVALDGRWEWLGVALAGPAVYVFGRVFDHRQPTAAIAYGLAVLLVLAATAVRRRRGTGTRQPEDVSIQASGPGSPPSARITSRPT, from the coding sequence GTGAACCCGCGCACCGCCCTCACCGCCACAGCCCTCGCCACCCTTACCACCGTCCTCGTCCTCACCATCCGGTACGACGGCTACTTCGCCGACCCCGGCGGGCTGTTCTGGCGGTACGCGGCGTGCTGGGTGCTGTTCGCCGGCGCTCTGCTCGCGCTGTGCCGGGTTCCGTCCTCCCATGTCGTACCCCTACTCGTGGCCGGCGCGATCGCCGTCACGGTGACCGGACTTGTGGCGCCACCCCGGACCAGCACGGACTCGTACCGCTACGCCTGGGACGGCCGCGTCCAGTCGGCCGGCGTATCCCCGTACGACCACGCTCCGCAGGACCCGGAGCTGGTCCGGCTGCGCGACCCGTGGCTCTTTCCCACGGGGGCGGCCTGCACCGGCCCCGACCGTGCCCGCATCCCGCATCCCGGACCGGTACCGCACTGCACGCGTCTCAACCGGCCCGCCGTACACACCATCTACCCGCCCGTGGCCGAGGCGTACTTCCTGACCGTCGACCAGCTCTCCCCGGAGGAGGCCCGGCACAAGCCCCTCCAGATCGGCTCCGGCCTGACCTCTCTGGGCGTGACCGGTGCGGTGCTGCTGATCCTGCGCCGCAGGGGCACGGACCCCCGCCCGGCCGCGTACTGGGCGTGGTGCCCCGTCGTACCCATCGAGGCGGTCAACAACGCACATGTGGACGTCCTCGGGGCACTCTTGGCCGTGACCGGACTCGGACTCCTCGCCCTCCTCCCGCAGCGCCGCTCCGCCGGCGGGCTGGTCCTCGGCGCCGCCGTCGCCACCAAGCTCATGCCCGCCGTCGTCCTGTCGGGCGCGCTGTCTGGAGTCCGCCGCGTCCGCGACGCGGCCGCCGTGCTGCTGCCCGCCGTCGCGTTCACCGCGCTCGCCTACACGCCCTACGTCCTCCTCTCGGACGGTTCCGTGTTCGGCTATCTCGGTGGCTACGTGGAGGAGGAAGGCTACGACGACCCCGCCGCCGGACCCCGGTACGCGCTGCTCCGGCTGGTCCTGCCCGACAGTTGGGCGCTTCCGGTGGTCCTCGCCGTCATGGCGGCGGTGTCCCTGTACGTGATGCGGCGCGGTGACCCGCACCGCCCGTGGAGCGGCGCGCTCCTGGTCACCGGCTGGGCCTTCGCCCTCCTCACGCCCGGCTATTCCTGGTACGCGTTGCTCCTGGTCGCCCTCGTCGCGCTGGACGGGCGCTGGGAATGGCTCGGCGTCGCCCTCGCGGGCCCAGCCGTCTACGTCTTCGGCCGGGTCTTCGACCACCGGCAGCCGACGGCCGCGATCGCGTACGGCCTTGCGGTCCTCCTCGTCCTCGCGGCCACTGCCGTGCGGCGACGCCGCGGCACCGGAACGCGTCAGCCCGAGGACGTCTCCATCCAGGCATCGGGGCCGGGGTCGCCCCCCTCGGCCCGGATCACGAGCCGGCCGACGTAG
- a CDS encoding metalloregulator ArsR/SmtB family transcription factor, which yields MDAVQVIAEPRRREILRLIWDDELSAGDIAARFEVTFGAVSQHLKVLRDTGLVTLRKDGTKRFYRADREALGPLADYLQAMWGTKLDTLARLAEEAERNETPS from the coding sequence ATGGACGCGGTACAGGTGATAGCCGAGCCCAGGCGGCGCGAGATCTTGCGGCTGATCTGGGACGACGAGCTGTCGGCGGGGGACATCGCGGCCCGCTTCGAGGTCACCTTCGGGGCGGTCTCCCAGCACCTCAAGGTGCTGCGGGACACCGGCCTGGTGACGCTGCGCAAGGACGGGACCAAGCGGTTCTACCGCGCCGACCGGGAGGCGCTGGGCCCGCTCGCCGACTACCTCCAGGCGATGTGGGGCACGAAGCTCGACACCCTGGCCCGGCTCGCCGAAGAGGCCGAACGGAATGAGACCCCCTCATGA
- a CDS encoding SRPBCC domain-containing protein encodes MTAITHETDIATGRTRVLEALNTHDGLTGWWTNDVNRKGEVLFFNFPGIPEPFQLRRERADEDRVVWVNIGAFPPHWAGTTITWDLSDATGGGTRVAFSHSGFPDGEAELPMISETWGTLMTRLKDYAESGTPHPFFTV; translated from the coding sequence ATGACCGCCATCACCCACGAGACCGACATCGCCACCGGCCGGACCCGCGTACTGGAGGCGCTCAACACCCACGACGGCCTCACCGGCTGGTGGACGAACGACGTGAACCGCAAGGGCGAGGTCCTCTTCTTCAACTTCCCGGGCATCCCCGAGCCTTTCCAGCTCCGCCGTGAGCGGGCCGACGAGGACCGCGTCGTCTGGGTGAACATCGGCGCGTTCCCGCCCCACTGGGCCGGCACCACCATCACCTGGGACCTCTCCGACGCCACCGGCGGCGGCACCCGCGTCGCCTTCTCCCACTCTGGCTTCCCGGACGGCGAGGCCGAGCTCCCGATGATCAGCGAGACCTGGGGCACCCTGATGACCCGCCTGAAGGACTACGCCGAGTCGGGCACGCCCCATCCCTTCTTCACCGTCTGA
- a CDS encoding methyltransferase domain-containing protein, translating to MTTQLTEPALAWRADPYTEALRCGRGPLYLRRSDGWLLPLEVERWCADPDAADATVLDRCDGPVLDIGCGPGRLVTALAARGHRALGVDVTPEAVARTVRAGGSALCRSVFDPLPREGRWDTVLLIDGNIGIGGDPAALLRRAARLASPTGSLLVEVATTEVDERVEVHVDDGRGGHGAPFRWARLGTRALCAEAPEAGWTRALTWQAGGRSFVGLRR from the coding sequence ATGACCACCCAGCTGACCGAGCCCGCCCTCGCCTGGCGTGCCGACCCGTACACCGAGGCCCTCCGCTGCGGCCGGGGCCCGCTCTACCTGCGCCGAAGCGACGGCTGGCTGCTGCCCCTGGAGGTCGAGCGATGGTGCGCCGACCCCGACGCGGCCGACGCCACCGTCCTCGACCGCTGCGACGGCCCCGTCCTGGACATCGGGTGCGGACCCGGCCGCCTCGTCACCGCCCTCGCCGCACGCGGACACCGGGCTCTCGGGGTGGACGTCACCCCGGAGGCAGTGGCCCGCACGGTCCGCGCGGGAGGCAGCGCCCTGTGCAGATCGGTCTTCGATCCCCTGCCTCGTGAGGGCCGCTGGGACACCGTGCTGCTCATCGACGGCAACATCGGCATCGGAGGCGATCCGGCCGCCCTGCTGCGCCGCGCCGCCCGACTCGCCTCACCGACCGGCTCCCTGCTGGTCGAGGTGGCCACCACCGAGGTCGACGAACGCGTCGAGGTCCACGTCGACGACGGCCGCGGCGGCCACGGAGCGCCCTTCCGGTGGGCCCGGCTCGGCACCCGGGCCCTGTGCGCCGAGGCCCCGGAGGCCGGCTGGACCCGCGCCCTCACCTGGCAGGCCGGGGGCCGCAGCTTCGTGGGCCTACGCCGCTGA
- a CDS encoding MarR family transcriptional regulator has translation MREHEETDPAQDDIGVVTRAVLTASRLLVAVSARSLATVEESITLPQFRMLVVLSTRGPSKLVALADHLGVKPSTAMRMVDRLIGSGLMDRRPNPANRRETVLRLTEEGNRVVQDVTSRRRTEITAILRRLDSAQRSALVEALDAFNSAGQEPAFGDADMGPHPLGWSDWADGGTQ, from the coding sequence ATGCGAGAGCACGAGGAGACCGACCCGGCCCAGGACGACATCGGAGTCGTGACGCGTGCCGTGCTGACAGCGTCGCGGTTGCTGGTGGCGGTCTCGGCCCGGTCGCTGGCGACGGTCGAGGAGAGCATCACCCTGCCGCAGTTCCGGATGCTCGTGGTGCTGTCCACCCGCGGTCCGTCGAAACTCGTCGCGCTGGCCGACCACCTCGGCGTAAAGCCTTCCACCGCCATGCGGATGGTGGACCGGCTGATCGGCTCCGGCCTGATGGACCGTCGGCCGAACCCGGCCAACCGCCGCGAGACCGTCCTGCGCCTCACCGAGGAGGGGAACCGCGTCGTCCAGGACGTGACCTCCCGACGGCGTACGGAGATCACGGCCATTCTCCGTCGCCTCGACTCCGCTCAGCGCAGTGCCCTCGTGGAGGCTCTCGACGCCTTCAACTCGGCCGGTCAGGAACCGGCGTTCGGCGACGCAGACATGGGCCCGCATCCCCTCGGGTGGTCCGACTGGGCGGACGGCGGCACACAGTAG
- a CDS encoding TIGR04282 family arsenosugar biosynthesis glycosyltransferase — protein MSTLLVIAKAPVAGRVKTRLTPHFTPQQAADLARAALEDTLAAVLATPTGHRVLVLDGRPGSWVPEGIEVVPQTAGGLDARLAAAFSHVEGPALLIGMDTPQVTPDLLAQGLDFSETDAWFGPADDGGFWALGLAEPDPALLLGVPMSVAHTGREQRRRLTASGRTVRDLPELCDVDTPADAAQVAAAIPGTRFATLHGGLCAVTR, from the coding sequence ATGAGCACCCTCCTCGTCATCGCCAAGGCTCCCGTGGCGGGTCGGGTCAAGACGCGCCTCACCCCGCACTTCACCCCGCAGCAGGCAGCCGATCTGGCACGTGCCGCACTCGAGGACACCCTTGCAGCCGTGCTCGCCACCCCGACCGGGCACCGCGTCCTGGTGCTCGACGGGCGACCAGGGTCCTGGGTGCCCGAGGGCATCGAAGTCGTTCCGCAGACCGCCGGCGGCCTCGACGCCCGACTGGCCGCGGCCTTCTCCCACGTCGAAGGACCCGCCCTGCTCATCGGCATGGACACCCCTCAGGTCACCCCCGACCTCCTCGCCCAGGGCCTCGACTTCAGCGAGACCGATGCCTGGTTCGGCCCGGCCGACGACGGCGGGTTCTGGGCGCTCGGCCTGGCCGAGCCCGACCCGGCGCTGCTCCTCGGCGTCCCCATGTCGGTGGCGCACACGGGGCGGGAGCAGCGCCGACGGCTGACCGCGTCCGGGCGCACGGTAAGGGACCTGCCCGAGCTGTGCGACGTGGACACCCCGGCCGACGCGGCACAGGTCGCGGCCGCCATACCCGGCACACGCTTCGCCACCCTCCACGGTGGCCTCTGCGCGGTGACGCGATGA
- a CDS encoding molybdopterin-dependent oxidoreductase, with product MSGPPPGPTRPEFWRSPLRGLWLTAVLGLVLLVGITVLFVTGLVSYAAYNPDLSPVNDQTPDKGWLGIYLFSWPTSPYWLYRVNQGVHVVLGVVLVPVLLAKLWSVIPKLFEWPPVRSVGHGIERLSLLLLVGGALFEFATGILNVQLHYIFPGSFYVLHFYGAWVFIGAFVVHVAFRLPRALRAVRYGRELPEAGTEEAAGLKSPRPAPPTISRRGALAMVGLGSLALFVVTAGQSVGGWWRQTALLAPHGTDPGSGPNGFQINKTAASVGIRPSDIGPAWRLTVRSAGRQVVLTRDELLAMEQHEAALPIACVEGWSTPDQLWSGVRLTDLAALVGRGTDTPRALVESVQRGGAFSSVVLRDSQVRDHRSLLAVRVNGAVLSRDHGYPARVIVPGAPGVHNTKWVSRITFGEPA from the coding sequence GTGTCAGGGCCCCCGCCGGGGCCGACGCGGCCGGAGTTCTGGCGCAGCCCGCTGCGGGGGCTGTGGCTGACCGCTGTGCTCGGGCTCGTCCTGCTGGTCGGCATCACGGTGCTGTTCGTGACGGGCCTGGTGTCGTACGCCGCGTACAACCCGGATCTGTCGCCGGTCAACGACCAGACGCCGGACAAGGGGTGGCTCGGCATCTACCTGTTCTCCTGGCCGACCTCGCCGTACTGGCTCTACCGGGTGAACCAGGGCGTACACGTGGTCCTGGGCGTCGTCCTCGTGCCGGTGCTGCTGGCGAAGCTGTGGTCGGTCATCCCCAAGCTGTTCGAATGGCCGCCCGTGCGGTCGGTCGGCCACGGCATCGAGCGACTCTCCCTGCTCCTGCTGGTGGGCGGCGCGCTCTTCGAGTTCGCCACCGGCATCCTCAACGTACAGCTGCACTACATCTTCCCGGGCTCCTTCTACGTCCTCCACTTCTACGGGGCGTGGGTGTTCATCGGCGCCTTCGTCGTCCACGTGGCCTTCCGGCTGCCGCGTGCCCTGCGCGCGGTGAGGTACGGGCGCGAACTGCCGGAAGCCGGCACGGAGGAGGCGGCGGGACTCAAGTCGCCCCGGCCGGCGCCCCCGACCATCTCGCGCCGGGGCGCCCTGGCCATGGTCGGGCTGGGATCCCTGGCGCTGTTCGTGGTGACGGCCGGGCAGAGCGTGGGCGGCTGGTGGCGCCAGACGGCGCTGCTCGCCCCGCACGGCACGGATCCCGGCTCCGGGCCGAACGGCTTCCAGATCAACAAGACCGCGGCATCCGTGGGGATCCGGCCCAGCGACATCGGCCCCGCCTGGCGGCTGACCGTACGCAGCGCGGGCCGCCAGGTCGTGCTGACCCGAGACGAGCTGCTGGCCATGGAGCAGCACGAGGCGGCTCTGCCCATCGCTTGCGTGGAGGGCTGGTCGACCCCCGACCAGCTGTGGAGCGGCGTTCGGCTCACAGACCTGGCCGCACTGGTCGGGCGGGGCACGGACACCCCACGGGCCCTGGTGGAATCGGTACAGAGGGGAGGGGCGTTCAGCTCCGTCGTGCTGAGGGACAGCCAGGTACGCGACCACCGTTCACTCCTGGCCGTACGCGTCAACGGGGCCGTGCTCTCGCGGGACCACGGCTACCCGGCCCGGGTGATCGTCCCGGGCGCTCCTGGCGTCCACAACACCAAATGGGTCAGCCGGATCACCTTCGGAGAGCCGGCATGA